Part of the Aureitalea marina genome, GGTCATCAACCCCACTATGGCAACAAGGAAAAGACGTGTAATGCTAACGGATGTCTTCATAATCATGCTTATTTTAGGAAGGCCTGGACCAATTTAGGGTCCCCTCCCATTGCCGAGTATTGACCGATCAATTCTACGGCGAGTTCTTTATTTGATATAGCCTTGGCCGATCTAGCGGCACGTAAATAATAGTCTTCAGATAAGGTCTCTGGATAAGCCTCATTCGGATAACTGCTGAACAATTCCTGATACCAACGCAATGCTTCCGCATACTCAGATTTAAAATAATAGGAATCTGCCAGTTTCTGCAGGACTTGCGGAGAACGATATCCTCTTTCCACCACGTCCAGATAAACCTTACTTGAATCGATATAGGCATAAGGGTCTTTGGAAGCTTTTTCTTCTGATACTTCCTCCTGGGCCTGAAGATTTCCTAAACTGACCAGGAAGATCATCAGACCGAGAATCATAATATGATTGTTGTTAAAGCTCAAACTAGTCGTGTTTTAGAAGAATCTTGGCGATAGTACCCGTTCTGATTTGTTTAGGATGTCAAATCTGAGGAAGACCTCATAGGATCCATCACTGTAGTCCTCCAACTCTTGAGTGGTGTAATCATACCCCACTCCAAGGAAAAAGCCATCACTCACCTGGAAGCCAACCATCGCACTGACCGCTGCACTCCAGCGATAGGACGCACCCAAGGTCAACTTGTCGTACAACAGGAAGTTGGCAGACAGGTCCCACTGCAAGGGTGAACCACTGACCATCTTGACCAGGGTAGCCGGCTTGAACAGTACATTCTCACTCAGATCGAACACATAACCCATGATCAGAAAATAGTGCAAACGCTCCGCTGCTATCGACTCCGAACTACTACCAGCACTCAAACTACTCTCATCAAAGTGCTTGGTGGTTAGAAAGTTCGGTACCGAAAGCCCCGCATAGAAGCGCTCGGTGTTGTAGTAGATCCCTGCTCCTACCTGAGGCTGAACCTTGTTGTCGATATTGTTCTGAAACCTCGGGTCGGAGATATCGAAGATGTTCAACTTGGTAAAGTCTACATCCAATACGTCGATACCGGCCTTCAGTCCAAAGGACAGCTTACTGGCGTTGGCCAAAAACAACGAATAGGAATAATCCACATTGATGTTGGACTCCACTGCAGGTCCCAACTCGTCATGAACAATCGACAACCCAAGACCCATGTTGTCCAAGGCCCCTATCGGACCATTGACCGTAAAGGTCCCTGTCTTTGGTGCCCCATCGATATTGACCCACTGGGTACGGCCCAGTAAACCAAAACTCAATACCTCCCGATTGCCCGCATAGGCCGGGTTGACCACCTGAGTGTTGTACATGTATTGGGTATACTGTGGGTCCTGCTGGCTAAAACCATCGAACTGAACCAGTATCACCAAAATCACAAAGGCAATAAAACTATTTCTCATCGTGCGATATTTTTAATTCCCGGCCAGGGGAAAAACCCCTGACCAGAGAAATCCTTTATCTATTAGTTTCTATTGATATATAAGTATCCTTGGTAGGCTGACTGTCCTGGGTTATCGCCCGGGAAGGTCAACACATAATAGTACGTACCACTTGGCAAGCGCTTGCCTTGCTGTATCGTCGTACGACCCTCAGATATACCTTCAAAACGTCGGCTGTTGTTGTCGTATCCATCCACCTCGAAGACCTGAACACCCCAGCGGTTGAACACCTTGAAATTGTTCTGTGGATAATCCTCGATTCCCTGGATCACCATGAAGTCATTCAATCCGTCTCCGTCTGGTGATATGGCATTGAAGATCTCGAAGTTATTACTCAGAACGATTGGCAGTACAGTCACCGTTGGATCATCTGGATCACCATCGCCCTCCTCGTCAATGTCGGTAGAGTCGTTAGGATCATCTGAAAGATCAGTTATCTGCTGTCCAAGAATATTCTCGGCAGTGGCTGTCGCCTGGTTGACAACTTCACCATTGATGATATCTTCTTGTGTGATCACATAAGACCCTTCAAAGGTATCATCGTCGGTTTCACCCGGAAGTAACTCTTCAATTGGACCTCCAGTAATGACAACACCTGGAAGTGGGTCATCCAGCTGGATGTTGTACAACGGAAGTGAACCAGTGTTGGTCACCGCAAAGTTGAACGTAATGGTCTCTCCAACCTGCGTATTTCCGTCACCGTTCTCGTCATTGAAAGTTCCCGTCTTCTCAACCTCCAGAGTTCCTACAGATAGTGTAATCACACAACCTGTGCTGAAAATGGTCGGATCGTCTTCCAGGAAGCTGTCGTTATCCGACAGATCACTAACATCTTGGCCGTCAGTAGTTGTTCCTGTAGCCGTTGCCTGGTTCACAACTTCTCCATCGATAAGGTCCTGCAGCGTGATCTCGTACTCGGCCGTAAAGGTCATCGTATCGATCTCACCTATATCCAGGTCGATCGGTCCGCCCACCACATCCACAAGTGGATCGGTAATGGTAACGTTTGTAAGCGCCTGATTACCTGTATTGGCAACTTGGAAGCTGTACAATAGCAGATCTCCTGGAGTAGGACAATCATTATCATCCAGATCGATAAAGTCGAATTCTTTGATCAAGGCTATACCTGGATTCTGACACAGTTCGGTCTCAGTTGGATCGTCGTTATCCACGGCAGATCCGGACAGATCACTAACCTCAGTCTGATCAGGTGCGATAGCCGTTGCAGTAGCCTGGTTGGTCACTGTTCCAACTTCGATATCATCCTGGGTAATGGTGTAGGTTGCTGAATAGATCCAGATCTCATCCAGATCCAACAGTCCGTCGCCATCTGTGTCTCCACTATCTGGTCCGGCAAGTTCACCACCCAATAATGGATCGTTCACCACCACATTACTCAAGGTAACATTGCCTTCATTACTCACAGCAAAGGTGTAGATGATCGGCTTACCTGCTTCACTACAGTCACCACCATCGTCATAACTAGCTGTCTTCACAATTGCAATAGCAGGTTCCTGACATAGATCGGTCTCAGTGGCATCATCCGTGTCTACTGTTGTACCGGACTGATCGCTGACCTCTGTCTGATCTTGAGTCAGACCAGTAACAGTTGCTTGGTTCACTACCTCTCCGGCGTCTATATCATCCTGGGTAATGGTGTAACTAGCTTCGTAAATCCACTGCTCCGTTACATCCAATTGCCCATCATTATCGGTGTCACCAGATATAGGTCCTGCGACCACACCTCCAAGGAGGTCGTCGATCAATTCAATATCGCTCAAGGATACATTACCCTTGTTGGACACCAGGAATTGATAGTTGATCGTATCGCCTATAGACGAACATTCATCCGGGTTCTCCAATTCACCGATCTTGACTACGGCAATATCAGCTTGTTGACATAGTTCGGTTTCTGTTACATCGTCCGTATCGATAGCCGATCCAGACAGATCA contains:
- a CDS encoding DUF7507 domain-containing protein; translated protein: MKEADYDIGGDCSSVGDEITYTFTVYNTGNVSLSNVEVEDLLLGGILAGPDSGDNDNDGLLDVNEEWIYTGSYLITQADIDAGVVLNQATASAIAPDQSPVSDLSGSAIDTDDVTETELCQQADIAVVKIGELENPDECSSIGDTINYQFLVSNKGNVSLSDIELIDDLLGGVVAGPISGDTDNDGQLDVTEQWIYEASYTITQDDIDAGEVVNQATVTGLTQDQTEVSDQSGTTVDTDDATETDLCQEPAIAIVKTASYDDGGDCSEAGKPIIYTFAVSNEGNVTLSNVVVNDPLLGGELAGPDSGDTDGDGLLDLDEIWIYSATYTITQDDIEVGTVTNQATATAIAPDQTEVSDLSGSAVDNDDPTETELCQNPGIALIKEFDFIDLDDNDCPTPGDLLLYSFQVANTGNQALTNVTITDPLVDVVGGPIDLDIGEIDTMTFTAEYEITLQDLIDGEVVNQATATGTTTDGQDVSDLSDNDSFLEDDPTIFSTGCVITLSVGTLEVEKTGTFNDENGDGNTQVGETITFNFAVTNTGSLPLYNIQLDDPLPGVVITGGPIEELLPGETDDDTFEGSYVITQEDIINGEVVNQATATAENILGQQITDLSDDPNDSTDIDEEGDGDPDDPTVTVLPIVLSNNFEIFNAISPDGDGLNDFMVIQGIEDYPQNNFKVFNRWGVQVFEVDGYDNNSRRFEGISEGRTTIQQGKRLPSGTYYYVLTFPGDNPGQSAYQGYLYINRN
- a CDS encoding PorP/SprF family type IX secretion system membrane protein, whose amino-acid sequence is MRNSFIAFVILVILVQFDGFSQQDPQYTQYMYNTQVVNPAYAGNREVLSFGLLGRTQWVNIDGAPKTGTFTVNGPIGALDNMGLGLSIVHDELGPAVESNINVDYSYSLFLANASKLSFGLKAGIDVLDVDFTKLNIFDISDPRFQNNIDNKVQPQVGAGIYYNTERFYAGLSVPNFLTTKHFDESSLSAGSSSESIAAERLHYFLIMGYVFDLSENVLFKPATLVKMVSGSPLQWDLSANFLLYDKLTLGASYRWSAAVSAMVGFQVSDGFFLGVGYDYTTQELEDYSDGSYEVFLRFDILNKSERVLSPRFF